Proteins encoded by one window of Acetivibrio thermocellus ATCC 27405:
- a CDS encoding non-ribosomal peptide synthetase/MFS transporter: protein MQLLKKQNNKREIQNEEDKITLCHREKGCINYFPLSYFQQGLWFINQLDPNNSSYNIPLAYRLVGTLNKEALKKSLEIIINRHEVLRTTFQEINGEPFQVISPYSKVELNIIDISHITGEDCEKLALESARNEANRLFDLTKGPLIRFLLICKSQTEHIFVVTVHHIIFDGWSTGIFCNELSEIYNALISGREYNLPQLEVQYADYVVWQHKKLNNEVIEKQLTYWRQKLTGNVQVIELPTDRPRPSIKTVRGGALPFELSPALSKEIKILTVRKRCTLFMTLLAAFKTLLYRYTCQDNITVGTPIGNRSQLDCEKLMGLFINTLVLCTKTGDDPSFSDLLERVRNVTLEAYENQDIPFQKLVEELKPERDLSRNVFYQVMFNFSDMSKVCMRLEGLEVSPFELGGSTANVDLQLYVWQEGEVIKGYFEYNKDLFDESTIKRLIEQYKVLLQGVVNDPERHLSELPILPLEEKNKVLYEWNDNDVAYPHINGLHKFFERQVEKTPDSPAVFFENEYCTYQELNERANQLAHYLINIGAKKNTAIGLFLDRSIDMIVGMFGIMKSGAAYVPLDIKYPSDRIAAILKEAGIKILITQDDLLSDVPQMEGLNVICIDREQKKICSFSKENPSVEVSNNDLLYILFTSGTTGKPKGVLVEHRCYINYIQGIIRKLEIDSPLNFAIVSSFAADLGTTNIFIPLFTGGQLHILSYERATDPEKFLDYFRKHKIDAMKLVPSHFEALKTVQNFEDIIPGKRLVFAGEACSWELIEEVRRLNPSCMIQNHYGPTETTVSALAYLVPDELPQHAGSVVPIGRPLPNVKAYVLDKHRQPVPIGVVGELYIGGAGVARGYINEPEMTKQKFIPNPFHPGPSSYMYRTGDLVRYLPDGNIEFLGRIDRQIKIRGYRIDPEEIEHAIKEHSVVRDAVVTVRGNSEKSNKLVAYLVLDKKAEGNLDISEIRRYLKKKLPEYMRPSSFTVLDSIPLNTNGKVDYKSLPEPSEDIIEDDNYVAPRNELEEKIASIWKETLEISRVGIDDNFFDLGGESFKAMSVVRKISPSLSVIDLFKYPTIRELSDYISNKQKEEKREILHELTKHVSKEKKQMNLICIPYGGGSAVAYQPLANEIPENWSLYAVQIPGRDFSRPHEKPESLEKVAEMCISEIKEKVTGPIVLYGQCVGGALAIKLAYMMEEQGMELVGVIEAGNFPSPRLPGKWFELWSKIFPRDRWISNRLYKEILKSIGAPIGGSNNEAEQDFIIRSLRHDSREAEDYYTKMFSTENLKKLKAPITCVVGERDRTTEFYQERYKEWEHFSNCVNLRVIENAGHFFQKHQADILAQIIVDQVEKWKNIRSSEFVEEALEETVDKKKVKTSIFDKANVKPSMKLFLFIALGQIVSMFGTSLTGFALGYWIYKETGSVSYYTLISVCTLLPNILISPIAGAVADRWDRRKIMIISDTFAAMGTLAIALLLWSGRLEIWHIYISTTISSIAGAFQRPAFLAAIAQITPKQYLGQANGIAQMGSASGSMLAPIIGGMLASSINLYGILLIDFISFLFSVVPLLLVAFPNYMFKKREEPFIEEIKGGWNYIIKRKCLIIMIGFFIVTNFFMSLSTVLVTPVVLAFASVETMGIVTSANGFGLIVGSIIMSLWGGTKRRADGMIGYVILSGICLILIGIRPSVVLATIGLFGFGLSIAFIDTHWQILIQSKVGLELQARVFSINEMLAFIMRPLAFFLAGPLSDKVFEPFMAGEGNLATKISMIIGSGEGRGMGLILVLSGIILTIWGIMGFNYRPLRFMEDVLPDAIPDPVILKDKNKIQELADMQLLKTIQNDRKRAKI, encoded by the coding sequence ATGCAGTTATTAAAAAAGCAAAATAACAAAAGAGAAATTCAGAATGAAGAAGACAAAATAACTTTGTGTCATAGAGAAAAAGGATGTATCAATTATTTTCCGCTGTCTTATTTTCAACAAGGGTTGTGGTTTATAAACCAGTTAGACCCGAACAATTCTTCATATAACATTCCGTTAGCCTACAGACTTGTTGGGACACTTAATAAAGAAGCATTGAAAAAATCTCTCGAAATAATAATTAACAGACATGAAGTGTTACGTACAACTTTTCAGGAAATAAACGGAGAACCGTTTCAAGTAATTAGCCCGTATTCTAAGGTTGAGTTGAATATTATAGATATTTCGCACATTACCGGGGAAGACTGTGAAAAACTTGCACTTGAAAGTGCCCGGAATGAAGCAAACCGGTTGTTTGACCTGACTAAAGGACCGCTCATCCGGTTTCTGTTGATTTGCAAATCTCAAACTGAACATATTTTTGTAGTTACTGTTCACCATATTATTTTCGATGGATGGTCTACCGGTATTTTCTGCAATGAGCTGTCGGAGATATATAATGCACTCATTTCGGGTAGAGAATATAATTTACCCCAACTCGAAGTGCAGTATGCAGATTATGTCGTATGGCAGCATAAAAAACTTAATAATGAAGTTATCGAAAAGCAATTAACTTATTGGAGACAAAAGTTGACCGGGAATGTCCAAGTTATTGAGCTTCCTACCGACAGGCCAAGACCCAGTATAAAAACTGTGCGGGGTGGTGCCTTACCTTTTGAATTGTCGCCTGCTCTTAGTAAAGAAATTAAGATTTTGACTGTCAGGAAAAGATGCACTTTGTTTATGACATTACTGGCAGCTTTTAAAACATTGCTTTACAGATACACCTGCCAGGATAATATAACTGTAGGTACGCCGATAGGCAATAGGAGTCAATTGGATTGCGAGAAGTTGATGGGGTTGTTTATTAACACATTGGTTTTATGTACAAAAACAGGTGATGACCCATCGTTTTCGGATTTATTGGAACGTGTTCGAAATGTTACATTGGAAGCTTACGAAAATCAGGATATTCCCTTCCAGAAATTAGTGGAGGAACTTAAACCTGAGAGGGATTTGAGTCGTAACGTATTTTATCAAGTAATGTTTAACTTCAGTGACATGTCAAAAGTGTGTATGCGGCTGGAAGGACTGGAAGTATCCCCTTTTGAGCTCGGCGGAAGTACAGCCAATGTTGATTTACAGTTGTATGTTTGGCAGGAAGGTGAAGTTATAAAGGGATATTTTGAGTATAACAAGGACTTATTTGATGAAAGTACAATTAAACGCCTTATTGAACAGTATAAAGTTTTATTACAGGGAGTGGTAAATGATCCTGAACGGCACCTAAGTGAACTCCCGATATTGCCTTTGGAAGAGAAAAATAAAGTACTTTACGAATGGAATGATAATGATGTAGCATACCCTCACATCAACGGACTCCATAAGTTTTTCGAACGACAGGTAGAGAAAACACCAGATTCTCCGGCTGTTTTTTTTGAGAATGAATATTGCACCTATCAAGAACTTAATGAGAGAGCAAATCAGCTTGCGCATTATTTAATTAACATAGGTGCTAAAAAGAACACAGCTATTGGCCTTTTCCTTGATAGATCCATTGATATGATTGTTGGCATGTTTGGAATTATGAAGTCAGGAGCAGCTTATGTTCCGCTTGATATAAAATATCCTTCGGATAGAATTGCAGCTATTTTAAAAGAGGCAGGGATAAAAATTTTAATAACTCAAGATGATTTACTGTCAGACGTTCCTCAAATGGAAGGGCTTAATGTAATCTGTATTGACAGGGAACAGAAAAAAATCTGCAGCTTCAGTAAAGAGAACCCTTCTGTTGAAGTGTCCAATAATGATTTGTTATATATCCTTTTTACATCAGGAACTACGGGAAAACCTAAGGGCGTACTGGTAGAACACAGGTGTTATATAAATTATATACAGGGGATTATAAGAAAACTTGAAATAGACTCACCGCTAAATTTTGCTATAGTTTCAAGTTTTGCGGCTGATTTGGGTACTACTAATATTTTTATACCGCTTTTTACAGGAGGACAGTTGCATATTTTGTCTTATGAGAGAGCTACGGATCCTGAAAAATTTTTAGATTATTTCAGAAAACATAAGATCGATGCAATGAAACTGGTTCCAAGTCATTTTGAAGCTTTGAAAACAGTACAAAACTTTGAAGATATTATACCCGGTAAAAGACTTGTTTTTGCAGGCGAAGCTTGTTCATGGGAACTTATAGAAGAAGTTCGCAGATTAAATCCGAGTTGTATGATACAGAATCACTATGGGCCAACAGAAACTACAGTTTCAGCATTGGCTTACCTGGTTCCTGATGAACTGCCGCAACATGCCGGAAGTGTTGTGCCTATAGGACGTCCTTTGCCCAATGTAAAAGCATATGTTCTTGACAAGCATAGACAACCGGTTCCTATAGGAGTTGTGGGTGAACTCTATATCGGCGGAGCAGGAGTGGCGCGGGGATACATAAATGAACCGGAAATGACGAAGCAAAAGTTTATACCGAATCCGTTCCATCCAGGCCCGTCAAGTTATATGTACCGCACCGGTGATTTGGTAAGGTATTTACCGGATGGGAATATTGAATTTTTAGGAAGAATTGACCGGCAAATCAAAATAAGAGGGTACAGAATAGATCCTGAGGAAATCGAACATGCAATAAAAGAACATTCCGTTGTTCGGGATGCTGTAGTTACTGTTAGGGGAAATTCAGAAAAAAGTAATAAACTGGTAGCTTATCTGGTTCTTGATAAAAAAGCTGAAGGAAACTTGGATATATCCGAAATTCGGCGTTATTTAAAGAAAAAATTGCCTGAATATATGAGGCCATCATCTTTTACAGTATTGGATTCCATACCGCTAAATACCAATGGAAAAGTGGATTACAAGTCATTGCCTGAACCTAGTGAAGATATTATTGAAGATGATAATTATGTAGCTCCGAGAAATGAATTGGAAGAAAAGATTGCCTCTATATGGAAGGAAACATTGGAAATATCCAGAGTAGGGATTGATGACAACTTTTTTGACCTTGGAGGAGAGTCTTTTAAGGCTATGAGCGTAGTCAGAAAAATTTCTCCTTCACTTAGTGTAATCGATTTGTTTAAATACCCTACTATCAGAGAACTTAGCGATTACATCTCAAACAAGCAAAAAGAAGAAAAGAGAGAGATTTTGCATGAACTTACGAAGCATGTTTCAAAAGAGAAAAAACAAATGAATTTGATTTGTATTCCTTATGGGGGAGGAAGTGCTGTTGCTTATCAGCCTTTAGCAAATGAAATTCCTGAAAACTGGTCACTGTATGCTGTACAAATACCGGGACGTGATTTCAGTCGCCCACATGAAAAACCGGAGAGCCTTGAAAAGGTTGCTGAAATGTGCATTTCTGAAATCAAAGAAAAAGTGACAGGGCCTATTGTTCTGTATGGACAATGTGTTGGGGGAGCTTTGGCTATCAAACTGGCATATATGATGGAAGAGCAGGGAATGGAGCTGGTTGGTGTAATTGAGGCTGGAAACTTTCCTTCGCCACGTCTTCCGGGAAAATGGTTTGAATTGTGGTCAAAAATTTTTCCTAGGGACCGTTGGATATCTAATCGCTTGTACAAGGAAATATTAAAAAGTATAGGAGCTCCGATAGGCGGTTCCAACAATGAAGCAGAACAGGATTTTATTATAAGAAGTCTTCGCCATGACAGCAGAGAGGCGGAAGATTATTACACTAAGATGTTTTCAACTGAAAATTTAAAGAAACTTAAAGCTCCTATTACATGTGTTGTGGGAGAAAGAGACCGTACTACAGAATTTTATCAGGAAAGATATAAAGAATGGGAACATTTTAGTAATTGTGTGAATTTAAGGGTTATTGAAAATGCAGGCCACTTTTTCCAGAAACATCAGGCCGACATATTAGCGCAGATTATAGTTGATCAGGTGGAAAAATGGAAAAATATTAGAAGTTCAGAATTTGTGGAAGAGGCATTGGAAGAAACGGTAGATAAAAAGAAGGTAAAAACTTCTATATTTGACAAAGCAAATGTAAAACCCAGTATGAAATTATTTTTATTTATTGCCTTAGGGCAAATTGTGTCAATGTTTGGGACAAGCCTTACAGGATTTGCATTAGGTTATTGGATTTATAAAGAAACAGGGTCTGTATCCTATTATACTTTAATTTCAGTTTGTACTTTACTGCCAAATATTCTTATCTCTCCTATTGCCGGTGCAGTCGCAGACCGGTGGGATCGACGGAAAATTATGATTATATCCGATACTTTTGCTGCGATGGGTACTTTGGCGATTGCTTTATTATTGTGGAGCGGTCGGCTTGAAATCTGGCACATTTATATTTCCACAACTATTAGTTCAATTGCAGGCGCGTTTCAGAGACCGGCATTTTTGGCGGCAATTGCTCAAATTACGCCCAAACAGTATCTTGGACAGGCAAACGGAATAGCACAAATGGGTTCTGCGTCAGGTAGCATGTTGGCGCCTATAATAGGCGGAATGCTTGCCTCTTCAATTAATCTTTATGGAATTCTGTTAATTGATTTTATATCTTTCTTGTTTTCGGTGGTGCCTTTATTATTGGTGGCTTTCCCGAACTATATGTTTAAAAAGCGGGAAGAACCTTTCATAGAAGAAATAAAAGGTGGATGGAATTATATTATAAAACGAAAATGTTTGATTATAATGATAGGTTTCTTTATTGTTACAAATTTCTTTATGAGTTTGTCAACTGTTTTGGTTACTCCTGTAGTATTAGCCTTTGCTTCAGTAGAAACGATGGGTATTGTTACTTCTGCGAATGGCTTTGGGCTTATAGTAGGATCAATTATTATGAGCCTGTGGGGCGGAACAAAAAGACGTGCAGACGGAATGATTGGATATGTTATACTATCCGGTATATGCCTGATTTTGATTGGAATAAGACCGTCGGTAGTTTTAGCAACAATAGGTCTTTTCGGATTTGGTCTATCTATAGCATTTATCGATACTCATTGGCAGATTCTTATACAGTCTAAAGTGGGGCTTGAATTACAAGCCAGAGTTTTTTCAATTAATGAAATGTTAGCCTTTATTATGCGTCCTCTTGCGTTTTTCCTTGCGGGGCCTTTGTCAGATAAAGTATTTGAACCGTTCATGGCTGGAGAAGGGAATCTTGCAACGAAAATCAGCATGATAATCGGAAGCGGTGAAGGAAGAGGCATGGGATTAATTCTGGTTTTGTCCGGTATTATATTGACTATATGGGGAATTATGGGATTTAATTATCGTCCTTTACGCTTTATGGAAGATGTATTGCCGGATGCTATACCTGATCCTGTTATTTTGAAAGATAAAAACAAAATTCAGGAGTTGGCTGATATGCAGTTATTAAAAACCATTCAAAATGACAGGAAAAGAGCAAAGATTTGA
- a CDS encoding glycosyltransferase, producing the protein MANIVITTHWTDGDVLPFIKIGSELRKRGHRVTLITHCYYKNMAKSQGLDFEAWDSPEQHRQMLEDMKEELDPLRNPCALERYKKKYESIEVRLREFKKVIAHCNTTDTVLVAKNRSSVAAYLAAEKLNIPLVCVFMAPSEMLSMVSYEMMLGKLLANELNLLRKELNLAPVKSWLAWQSSPKRQIALWPDWFAEPIEEWPAEVINVGFPLSYNERFDNLPPDLMEDLLGDEPPVVITGGTSKTIRPEFYPLCVETCRLSGRKGILVTRYEELLPKELPDKVKWFRELPLNKIFPYTSAVIHHGGMGTLSGAIAAGVPQLVLPYYLDRPYNALCLKKLGIAEYLPPIKWKPEIMVDALQKITASSFRERCKLFSKKVSLQNTMNEICCLIEETVNNEEFLLKDISLLQTT; encoded by the coding sequence ATGGCTAATATAGTAATTACAACTCATTGGACCGATGGAGATGTACTTCCGTTTATAAAAATCGGAAGTGAACTTAGAAAAAGGGGACACAGGGTAACGCTTATCACACATTGTTATTATAAAAACATGGCAAAAAGTCAAGGGCTGGATTTTGAGGCATGGGATTCTCCGGAACAACATAGGCAGATGTTGGAAGATATGAAAGAAGAATTGGACCCGTTAAGAAATCCATGTGCACTTGAAAGATATAAAAAAAAGTATGAAAGTATTGAGGTACGGCTTCGTGAATTTAAAAAAGTGATTGCACATTGCAATACAACGGATACTGTCTTGGTAGCAAAAAACCGTTCCAGTGTTGCAGCATATCTTGCAGCGGAAAAACTCAATATTCCTTTGGTATGTGTATTTATGGCTCCAAGCGAAATGTTAAGCATGGTTAGTTATGAAATGATGCTTGGCAAATTATTGGCAAATGAGTTGAATTTGTTGCGAAAAGAGCTAAACCTCGCACCGGTAAAGAGCTGGCTGGCGTGGCAAAGCAGTCCCAAACGGCAAATTGCTCTGTGGCCTGATTGGTTTGCCGAGCCAATTGAAGAATGGCCCGCAGAAGTGATAAATGTAGGTTTTCCACTGTCATATAATGAGAGATTTGATAATTTACCTCCAGATTTAATGGAAGATTTGCTTGGAGACGAGCCACCTGTTGTTATAACCGGAGGCACCAGTAAAACGATTCGTCCGGAGTTTTATCCCTTATGTGTTGAGACTTGCAGACTTTCCGGACGTAAGGGTATTTTGGTAACACGGTATGAGGAATTATTACCCAAAGAGCTTCCCGATAAAGTAAAGTGGTTTAGAGAACTTCCTTTAAATAAAATATTTCCATATACATCAGCAGTAATTCATCATGGAGGCATGGGAACATTGAGTGGAGCAATTGCGGCAGGAGTGCCACAATTGGTGCTTCCGTATTATCTTGACAGGCCTTATAATGCTTTATGCTTAAAAAAACTTGGTATTGCCGAATATCTACCCCCTATAAAATGGAAACCTGAAATTATGGTTGATGCACTTCAAAAAATTACGGCTTCTTCCTTTAGAGAACGCTGTAAATTATTCTCAAAAAAAGTATCTCTTCAAAACACTATGAATGAAATCTGCTGTTTAATTGAAGAGACTGTTAATAATGAGGAATTTTTGCTTAAGGACATTAGTTTATTACAGACAACGTGA
- a CDS encoding glycosyltransferase, with amino-acid sequence MANILIATHWTGGDVYPFIRIGKALKRRGHDVTIFTHCIYKNIVEQDGMKFVPWDSPDEYEQLMNDLPLLVDPLRNLDGMLTFYGRHHNNEKTLMEYRKISEYCSKKDTVILARHRSAISALLAAEKFNIPVVSVFLAPNYISHLQIHEEIFGDIMKKTVNEIRKALNLKPIECWTSWICSPKRKLGLWPEWFAHPDETWPSGLICVGFYVEEAGDKEELPPEIVEMLNGDSKPILITAGTSKMIRPEFYEVASEACRILGKTGILVTLYDELVPKPLPDNVKRFQKLSIRSLLPHVDAVIHHGGIGTTSEATAAGIPQLILPHLTDGPDNAHRLRGLGIAELLPPLRWKPHLLAAKLTTLMSQDYRSRCLKFSQYIRQEDSESNICRAIEQVIGNNDFLISN; translated from the coding sequence ATGGCCAATATATTAATTGCCACGCATTGGACGGGCGGCGATGTATATCCGTTTATAAGAATAGGAAAAGCTTTAAAGAGACGAGGACATGATGTAACTATATTTACTCATTGTATATATAAAAATATTGTAGAACAGGACGGAATGAAGTTTGTACCATGGGACAGCCCGGATGAATATGAACAGTTGATGAATGACCTGCCGCTTTTAGTGGATCCTCTGCGCAATTTAGATGGAATGCTTACATTTTACGGCAGGCATCATAACAATGAAAAAACTCTTATGGAATATAGAAAGATATCAGAGTATTGTTCAAAAAAAGATACTGTAATATTGGCAAGGCATCGTTCAGCGATTTCCGCCCTCCTTGCAGCAGAAAAATTTAATATACCAGTTGTAAGTGTGTTTTTAGCTCCAAATTACATTTCCCATTTGCAAATACATGAAGAAATATTTGGAGATATTATGAAGAAAACTGTCAATGAAATTCGCAAAGCATTAAATCTAAAGCCGATAGAATGCTGGACATCTTGGATATGTTCTCCAAAACGAAAACTGGGACTGTGGCCTGAATGGTTCGCACATCCTGATGAAACATGGCCTTCTGGATTGATTTGTGTAGGTTTTTATGTGGAAGAAGCTGGAGATAAAGAAGAATTACCCCCTGAAATTGTGGAAATGCTGAATGGAGATTCAAAACCCATTTTAATTACAGCCGGCACAAGTAAAATGATTAGACCGGAGTTTTATGAGGTTGCTTCTGAAGCATGCAGAATACTTGGCAAAACCGGAATTCTGGTGACACTTTATGATGAATTGGTTCCCAAACCGTTACCTGATAATGTAAAACGATTTCAAAAGTTATCAATTAGAAGCTTGTTGCCGCATGTGGATGCGGTTATTCACCATGGAGGCATTGGAACGACGAGTGAAGCAACAGCGGCAGGCATTCCTCAATTGATATTACCTCATTTGACTGACGGACCTGATAATGCACATCGGTTAAGGGGATTGGGAATTGCGGAATTGTTGCCTCCATTAAGGTGGAAACCGCATTTATTGGCGGCAAAATTAACAACATTAATGAGTCAGGATTATAGAAGTCGTTGCTTAAAATTTTCCCAATATATCAGGCAGGAAGATTCAGAAAGCAACATATGCAGAGCAATTGAACAAGTAATCGGGAATAATGATTTTTTAATATCGAATTAG
- a CDS encoding non-ribosomal peptide synthetase — protein MNNCAVNNQNEKGQSGRICKYPLMPAHRLFENQAEKFPDCIAAYYENEKISYSELNSKSNQVARYLQKLGVSYEVPVGILMERSIDVIIAILGVLKAGGAYIPLEPAYPKERLNYMINDSKMPVLITKSSFLDIVPDSNVTVVNMDLDWERISKESKENPDCNINYDNLVYIIYTSGSTGTPKGVEISHGALVNLIHSMLKEPGMTCEDRLLSVSALSFDMSVFDIFVPLSAGASIIMVGDCIAKNGTKLIQALEENSITVMQATPSTWRMLLESGWKGNKQLKILCGGEALPRELVNQLNEKGAVVWNMYGLTELTVYSVISKVTSGDGPVPIGYPIDNTQAYILDEDLKPVPFGEVGELYIGGDGVGRGYFGKPELTSEKYIQNPFSDNQSDRICKTGDLARFLPDGSIEYLGRADFQIKLRGFRIELGEIESAIEKHPWVQQAVVVKDNGEGDQHIVAYFRTKSEQVPSSEDMRSFLKNTLPDYMIPSFFVQIDEFPLTPNGKVDRKSLQNFDYKLDVQRDGYVAPSTSLEKEVAKIWSDLLKIDDIGIYDNFMELGGHSLLANRLTLRINDTFGIKLSLMEVLTSGLTVADMVKLIENKFLEETDNKDLEAILEEVERTVG, from the coding sequence TTGAATAATTGTGCTGTAAATAACCAAAATGAGAAAGGGCAAAGTGGAAGAATATGCAAGTATCCATTAATGCCGGCTCATCGTTTATTTGAAAACCAGGCTGAAAAATTTCCTGATTGTATAGCGGCTTACTATGAAAATGAAAAGATATCTTATTCCGAACTAAACAGCAAATCTAATCAAGTAGCCAGGTATTTACAAAAATTAGGAGTTAGTTATGAGGTACCTGTGGGTATACTTATGGAACGGTCTATTGACGTTATTATCGCAATTCTGGGAGTACTGAAAGCAGGTGGGGCATATATACCACTTGAACCGGCATATCCAAAGGAACGCTTAAATTATATGATAAATGATTCTAAGATGCCTGTGTTGATTACCAAATCTTCTTTCCTCGATATAGTACCCGATAGTAATGTAACTGTGGTTAATATGGATTTGGATTGGGAAAGAATATCTAAAGAGAGTAAAGAAAATCCAGACTGCAACATTAATTACGATAATTTGGTTTACATAATTTATACTTCCGGTTCAACCGGCACTCCTAAGGGAGTTGAGATAAGCCATGGTGCATTGGTTAATCTTATACACTCCATGCTTAAAGAACCTGGAATGACATGTGAAGATCGTTTGCTTTCTGTTTCGGCACTATCTTTTGATATGTCTGTTTTCGACATCTTTGTACCGCTTTCAGCAGGTGCTTCCATTATTATGGTCGGAGACTGTATTGCAAAGAATGGGACAAAACTTATCCAGGCATTAGAAGAAAACTCTATTACTGTCATGCAAGCAACACCGTCTACATGGCGCATGCTTTTAGAATCTGGCTGGAAAGGAAATAAACAATTAAAAATACTTTGCGGTGGAGAAGCATTGCCCAGAGAGTTGGTCAACCAACTTAATGAAAAGGGTGCCGTTGTTTGGAATATGTATGGTTTAACTGAACTGACAGTATATTCCGTGATTTCAAAAGTTACTTCAGGCGATGGGCCGGTACCAATAGGTTATCCGATTGATAACACTCAAGCATATATTTTGGATGAAGATCTTAAGCCTGTACCTTTTGGAGAGGTCGGAGAACTTTATATAGGTGGTGATGGAGTAGGCAGAGGATATTTTGGCAAGCCTGAATTAACGAGCGAAAAATATATCCAGAACCCATTTAGTGACAACCAATCAGATCGCATTTGCAAAACGGGAGATCTTGCACGTTTTTTACCTGATGGTTCAATTGAGTATCTTGGACGAGCGGACTTTCAGATAAAACTCAGGGGTTTTAGAATTGAATTGGGAGAAATTGAATCTGCCATTGAAAAGCATCCATGGGTGCAGCAGGCCGTTGTTGTTAAGGACAATGGCGAGGGAGATCAACACATAGTAGCTTATTTCAGAACAAAATCAGAGCAGGTCCCGTCCAGTGAGGATATGCGTTCCTTCTTAAAAAATACTTTGCCTGATTATATGATTCCAAGCTTCTTTGTTCAAATCGATGAGTTTCCACTTACACCCAACGGGAAGGTAGACAGAAAATCATTACAGAATTTTGATTACAAATTGGATGTTCAAAGAGATGGATATGTAGCGCCTTCTACTTCACTTGAAAAGGAAGTTGCAAAAATATGGTCGGATTTATTGAAGATTGATGATATTGGAATATATGATAATTTTATGGAACTTGGGGGACATTCGCTTTTGGCCAACCGCTTAACTTTGCGTATTAACGATACTTTCGGAATTAAGCTGTCTTTGATGGAAGTTCTGACATCAGGATTAACAGTGGCAGATATGGTAAAACTTATTGAGAACAAATTTCTTGAGGAAACTGACAACAAGGATTTGGAAGCTATCCTGGAAGAAGTAGAACGAACGGTTGGCTGA